In Electrophorus electricus isolate fEleEle1 chromosome 14, fEleEle1.pri, whole genome shotgun sequence, a single window of DNA contains:
- the LOC118242423 gene encoding protein NYNRIN-like, translating into MLVCVCMFSKWVEAFPTGKQDSDAVAKVLLREIIPWWGLPQRVSSDNGTPFVHEGLKALTKYLGVDMRKHCSYHPASAGAVERANGTIKGGLAKLMQETGMNWVKCLPLVLWQCRTRPQARTGLSAFEIVFGRSPNTGIGPPDWDTNLINESLLQYCVSLHKSLSHVSKQVKAVLPEVTDNPLHMHQPGDWVLIKDFRRKRWSQPRWRGPFQVLLTTQNRMALDMLLAKERGVCSMIGDHCCTYILPNDAPGDYRSPTSRQMSADESLANELKTFFARFEATSTKKDRKCDCINKPVNLYKEASGKEGQRNPKPWGNYSKGLSDLQSGEGVTQGIKDKS; encoded by the exons atgcttgtatgtgtgtgcatgttcagtaagtgggtggaggccttcccaacagggaaacaagatagtgatgcagtagcaaaagtGCTACTGAGGGAAATTATTCCCTGGTGGGGGTTGCCACAACGAGTGTCTAGTGACAATGGAACACCCTTCGTACATGAAGGGCTAAAGGCtctgactaaatacctaggagtggatatgagaaaacactgcagttatcaccctgctagtgcaggggcagtagaacggGCAAACGGTACCATTAAAGGGGGTCTAGCTAAATTaatgcaggaaacaggcatgaattgggtaaaatgccttcccctcgtcctgtggcaatgtcgAACCAGGCCGCAGGCACGAACAGGACTATCAGCTTTTGAGATAGTGTTTGGACGGTCTCCCAACACGGGGATAGGTCCGCCCGATTGGGatactaacctgatcaatgaatcacttttgcagtattgtgtgtctctgcacaaatctctctcccatgtgtctaagcaggtgaaggcagtcctTCCTGAGGTGACAGACAATCCCCTCCACATGCATCAGCCAGGCGATTGGGTGCTGATAAAAGACTTCAGGAGGAAGCGGTGGAGCCaacccaggtggagaggaccattccaagtACTACTGACGACACAAAACCGCATGGCCTTGGACATGCTCCTCGCTAAGGAGCGGGGAGTGTGCTCAATGATAGGCGACCATTGTTGCACGTACATACTGCCCAATGATGCACCTGGAG actacaggagcccaACCTCCAGAcagatgagtgcggatgagtctctggcgaatgaGCTAAaaacattcttcgctcgctttgAGGCTACAAGCACcaaaaaggacagaaaa TGTGACTGTATTAACAAGCCAGTAAATCTCTATAAAGAGGCCAGTGGGAAGGAGGGCCAGAGGAATCCCAAGCCCTGGGGAAACTATAGCAAAGGCCTGAGTGACCTCCAAAGTGGAGAAGGTGTAACTCAAGGCATTAAAGACAAGAGTTAG
- the LOC113568944 gene encoding uncharacterized protein LOC113568944 isoform X9, whose amino-acid sequence MKTSLVICFALSVSVLSNGLHVLGPSGPLAIQPGGSVMLSCYVQTPIPVEELEVEWRRTDSETIVHLFQDGESQPESQDQAYHDRAHFFIEDIARGNFSLLLTDVTTKDTGLYKCVVYRNQESNETLIEIKMSVYLTVSGGHVVSVYAGEDTTLNCSVHSHIPPEELEEVSWKKRKTDEDMVVFQFINGQTVPESIHEAYRDRVELFSREEIHKGNFSLRLKNIQIEDKGFYICEVFHEDLSANTTVEVQQLGFSSMHTGVLCFCILAFVLLPVLGYAAYTSIKNNKNTKSDLALQCTFVCCPTIALAVAFILWGVTEGFLAEVATCSALNLLRILSLLWVTSHFKTFPENIRRFIKKTAVSQGYALITAVIYSGLVVHNWHKYEAIQSTNDSFFMVLSWPSQLFLLLLLFFLSFHHKGSPNSAYACICINNLFRIFMIMTWYSLKSIANFFLGCILLLPLCWLGFQQGVPFLTWISVLCILEFLSTVISVYLHNELLEGDKERVALTCATTYLHILSLTACFKYLDHLCESNSISTRTWLVRGSNSNHDETQRMQGSNSNDTETEQSPVLFSFCSWTRCGSSLCFSVFDVFMFFTNQKCTVLQALKSGYNTYL is encoded by the exons ATGAAGACGAGCCTCGTTATTTGCTTTGCTCTGTCGGTCAGTGTTCTCTCTAATG gGCTCCATGTGTTAGGCCCCTCTGGTCCTCTGGCTATCCAACCTGGAGGCtcggtgatgctgtcctgttaTGTTCAAACTCCCATACCAGTGGAAGAGCTGGAAGTGGAGTGGAGGAGAACAGACTCTGAAACGATTGTGCATTTGTTCCAAGATGGAGAGAGTCAACCAGAGTCTCAGGACCAGGCTTACCATGATAGGGCACACTTCTTTATTGAGGACATTGCCCGTGGAAACTTCTCTCTTTTACTTACAGATGTGACCACTAAGGATACAGGACTCTACAAGTGTGTTGTTTACAGAAACCAGGAATCTAATGAAACTTTGATTGAAATAAAGATGAGTG TGTATTTGACTGTGTCTGGAGGTCatgttgtttctgtgtatgcGGGAGAGGACACCACTCTGAACTGCTCTGTACACTCCCACATCCCTCCTGAGGAGCTTGAAGAAGTCTCatggaagaaaaggaaaacagatgaAGACATGGTAGTGTTCCAATTTATAAATGGTCAGACTGTGCCAGAGTCAATCCATGAagcatacagagacagagttgaGCTCTTCAGCCGTGAGGAAATCCACAAAGGAAACTTCTCGCTTAGGCTGAAGAACATTCAGATTGAAGACAAAGGCTTCTACATATGTGAAGTATTCCATGAAGACTTATCAGCTAACACCACAGTGGAAGTACAGCAGCTGG GTTTTTCCAGTATGCATACAGGggtgttgtgtttctgtatccTGGCATTTGTACTTCTACCTGTGCTAGGCTACGCAGCATACACTTCtataaaaaataaca AAAACACCAAATCAGACTTGGCTCTACAGTGCACATTTGTCTGCTGTCCAACCATTGCTTTGGCTGTTGCCTTCATCCTTTGGGGTGTGACTGAGG GGTTTCTTGCTGAGGTGGCTACTTGCTCAGCTCTGAATCTTTTAAGGATTCTTTCCCTGCTTTGGGTTACTTCCCATTTCAAGACATTTCCAG AGAATATCAGaagatttataaaaaaaactgcagtttcTCAAGGATATGCTTTAATAACTGCAGTGATTTATTCAG GTTTGGTTGTGCATAACTGGCATAAATATGAAGCCATCCAGAGCACTAATGATAGTTTTTTTATGGTGTTGTCTTGGCCATCCCAGCTCTTTTTACTGCTTCTGCTGTTCTTCTTGAGCTTCCATCATAAAg gATCCCCGAACAGCGCATATGCCTGTATATgcataaacaatttatttaggATATTCATGATTATGACTTGGTATTCTTTGAAAAGTATAG cCAATTTTTTCCTGGGATGTATTTTGTTGCTGCCTCTATGCTGGTTAGGTTTTCAGCAGGGGGTTCCAT TTTTGACCTGGATATCAGTTCTGTGTATCTTGGAGTTCCTAAGTACAGTAATATCAGTCTATCTTCATAATGAATTATTGGAAGGTGATAAAG AACGTGTGGCATTGACCTGCGCTACTACGTATCTCCACATTTTGTCTTTGACTGCATGCTTTAAATATCTTGATCATTTATGTG AATCTAATTCTATCAGCACCAGGACTTGGCTAGTAAGGG GATCTAATTCTAATCATGATGAGACACAGCGAATGCAAG
- the LOC113568944 gene encoding uncharacterized protein LOC113568944 isoform X8 yields MKTSLVICFALSVSVLSNGLHVLGPSGPLAIQPGGSVMLSCYVQTPIPVEELEVEWRRTDSETIVHLFQDGESQPESQDQAYHDRAHFFIEDIARGNFSLLLTDVTTKDTGLYKCVVYRNQESNETLIEIKMSVYLTVSGGHVVSVYAGEDTTLNCSVHSHIPPEELEEVSWKKRKTDEDMVVFQFINGQTVPESIHEAYRDRVELFSREEIHKGNFSLRLKNIQIEDKGFYICEVFHEDLSANTTVEVQQLGFSSMHTGVLCFCILAFVLLPVLGYAAYTSIKNNKNTKSDLALQCTFVCCPTIALAVAFILWGVTEGFLAEVATCSALNLLRILSLLWVTSHFKTFPENIRRFIKKTAVSQGYALITAVIYSGLVVHNWHKYEAIQSTNDSFFMVLSWPSQLFLLLLLFFLSFHHKGSPNSAYACICINNLFRIFMIMTWYSLKSIANFFLGCILLLPLCWLGFQQGVPFLTWISVLCILEFLSTVISVYLHNELLEGDKERVALTCATTYLHILSLTACFKYLDHLCESNSISTRTWLVRGSNSNHDETQRMQGSNSNDTESEQSPVLFSFCSWTRCGSSLCFSVFDVFMFFTNQKCTVLQALKSGYNTYL; encoded by the exons ATGAAGACGAGCCTCGTTATTTGCTTTGCTCTGTCGGTCAGTGTTCTCTCTAATG gGCTCCATGTGTTAGGCCCCTCTGGTCCTCTGGCTATCCAACCTGGAGGCtcggtgatgctgtcctgttaTGTTCAAACTCCCATACCAGTGGAAGAGCTGGAAGTGGAGTGGAGGAGAACAGACTCTGAAACGATTGTGCATTTGTTCCAAGATGGAGAGAGTCAACCAGAGTCTCAGGACCAGGCTTACCATGATAGGGCACACTTCTTTATTGAGGACATTGCCCGTGGAAACTTCTCTCTTTTACTTACAGATGTGACCACTAAGGATACAGGACTCTACAAGTGTGTTGTTTACAGAAACCAGGAATCTAATGAAACTTTGATTGAAATAAAGATGAGTG TGTATTTGACTGTGTCTGGAGGTCatgttgtttctgtgtatgcGGGAGAGGACACCACTCTGAACTGCTCTGTACACTCCCACATCCCTCCTGAGGAGCTTGAAGAAGTCTCatggaagaaaaggaaaacagatgaAGACATGGTAGTGTTCCAATTTATAAATGGTCAGACTGTGCCAGAGTCAATCCATGAagcatacagagacagagttgaGCTCTTCAGCCGTGAGGAAATCCACAAAGGAAACTTCTCGCTTAGGCTGAAGAACATTCAGATTGAAGACAAAGGCTTCTACATATGTGAAGTATTCCATGAAGACTTATCAGCTAACACCACAGTGGAAGTACAGCAGCTGG GTTTTTCCAGTATGCATACAGGggtgttgtgtttctgtatccTGGCATTTGTACTTCTACCTGTGCTAGGCTACGCAGCATACACTTCtataaaaaataaca AAAACACCAAATCAGACTTGGCTCTACAGTGCACATTTGTCTGCTGTCCAACCATTGCTTTGGCTGTTGCCTTCATCCTTTGGGGTGTGACTGAGG GGTTTCTTGCTGAGGTGGCTACTTGCTCAGCTCTGAATCTTTTAAGGATTCTTTCCCTGCTTTGGGTTACTTCCCATTTCAAGACATTTCCAG AGAATATCAGaagatttataaaaaaaactgcagtttcTCAAGGATATGCTTTAATAACTGCAGTGATTTATTCAG GTTTGGTTGTGCATAACTGGCATAAATATGAAGCCATCCAGAGCACTAATGATAGTTTTTTTATGGTGTTGTCTTGGCCATCCCAGCTCTTTTTACTGCTTCTGCTGTTCTTCTTGAGCTTCCATCATAAAg gATCCCCGAACAGCGCATATGCCTGTATATgcataaacaatttatttaggATATTCATGATTATGACTTGGTATTCTTTGAAAAGTATAG cCAATTTTTTCCTGGGATGTATTTTGTTGCTGCCTCTATGCTGGTTAGGTTTTCAGCAGGGGGTTCCAT TTTTGACCTGGATATCAGTTCTGTGTATCTTGGAGTTCCTAAGTACAGTAATATCAGTCTATCTTCATAATGAATTATTGGAAGGTGATAAAG AACGTGTGGCATTGACCTGCGCTACTACGTATCTCCACATTTTGTCTTTGACTGCATGCTTTAAATATCTTGATCATTTATGTG AATCTAATTCTATCAGCACCAGGACTTGGCTAGTAAGGG GATCTAATTCTAATCATGATGAGACACAGCGAATGCAAG GATCTAATTCTAATGACACTGAGTCAGAACAATCTCCAG TTCTGTTCTCATTCTGTTCGTGGACAAGATGTGGGTCTTcattgtgttttagtgtgtttgatgttttcatgttttttacaAATCAAAAGTGCACTGTGTTACAGGCACTAAAGTCTGGATACAACACCTACTTGTAG